ATGAACGAATCGCGCCGCTTCCTGATTGAGGCCGGTGTGTACGACAAGGACATGATGCGTTGGCTGAAGAAAGTGCGCTGCAAGGTGTCTCCCGCCCGGGCGGAGTGCGTGAACGGAGGGGAATGGTGATGCGCCGGATATATCGTTTATGTCTGCTGGGACTGCTGGCGTCGTCCACTCTGGTCCATGCCGATGTCGCTTCCCGATTGATGGAGCGCTATGTGCAGGCCTTGCAACAAAAGGACGGTGCGGCACTGGCCACGTTGCTGGCTGCGGATGCCAGGATCAAGGTGACGCTGCTGATGGGGCGGGAACCGCCTATGGTCATCTCCCTGACCCGCGCGGAGTATCTTCAGCAGCAGCGCGCATTATGGAACTTTGCCAACGACTACGCGGTTACGGTGAGCGACCGGAGTGTTCTGGAAAAAGGGGAAGGCGCGGCGGTGACGTTTGAGCAAAAGGAACGTTATCAGCTGTTGCAGGGGACGCTGAACCGGAATAGCCAGATGACCTTACGAACGGAGAGCCGGGATGGGAAAAGCGCCATCACGGAGATACAGGCGCGTATCAAGCAATGGTGAACCTGTGGCGGGAGCTCTCGACGGCTCCCGCGAACCGGCTTATTGCTTGCCCGAACCGTCCTCTCGTTTGGACGCGGCGGTTTTCAGCGCCGCATAGGCGAAGCCGATCAGCAGGCCGGTGGGGATCAGGCGCCACATTTCATCGAAGCCGAAGAAGAACCAGGCGGCAAGAATAACGGCGGTGAGGCCAAGGAGCAGGGCGACAAGTCGGGAAGCGGACACGGTGCTCTCGTGAATCGGTAGTGGACGGAGCCGCAGAGGCTAGCCGAGAGGCGGGGGCAAAGCAAACCGGAAGCTGGCGGCTTCCGATTTGTCGCCAATGAAGCCTCAGCAGCGGTAGCTGTACGCCTCCTGGGAGATGCCGCCATAGCCATAGGCGGCGGCGCGGCAGTCGACGATGTGGATATTCGAGTGGGGATGCACATCGCCGAGCAGGCGGCTCAGTTCCTGGAACGCCTGGTCCTGGTAGTCCGCTTTCTGTTGTTTGGTGTTGGTCTCATCGGTGATGGTCACCACCAGCCGGAAAGAGTCCCTGTTCAACTCGGCCAGTGAGCGACCGGCGATGAACCACTGTTCCCTGGGCAGATAACGGATCTGCACCATGGTGCGTTGCTCTTCCTTGTCCAGCACACGGCAGGTCAGGGTGGTGAGAGCTTGGGCGATACGTCGGGCCTGTTCAGGGGCGGGGGCGCCGGACAGGGTCAGATCAATCCCGGGCATGATGCAACTCTCCATTGAGTGGTTTTTCGGGGTAAGCGAGAGGCAGGTTAGAACAGATTTTGTCATCCGAATAACGGGAATATAAGATGGATTCCATCGGCTAACCCGATGGTTGGCGCAAGCTCGGAATTAATGTGCGGTGAAACGCTTCGATCTGGAATTGTTGAACACCCTGGTCACGGCGGTGGAGCAGGGAAGCCTGTCGGCGGCGGTGCCGATTCTGTGCCGCTCCCAGTCCACCCTCAGCGAGCAGGTGAGGAAGCTGGAGGAGCAGTGCGGTGTGCCGCTGCTGGTGCGTGGCAAGCAGGGCGTGGTGCCGACCCCGGCGGGGCAAAGGCTGGTGGACCACGCGCGGAAACTATTGGCTTTGAACGACGTCGCTTATCAGGATATGCAGGGACTGTTGCTGGCCGGGGATGTGCGGCTGGCGATCACCGATTATTTTCGCCCGGACTGGGTGCCCACCCTGCTACGCCGTATCCGGGGCCGCTATCCGCGCTTGCGTTTGCATGTGGCGATCCTGAAAAGCGCCTTCGTCGAAGAGGAAGTGACGGCGCGGGAATACGATCTGG
This sequence is a window from Alloalcanivorax dieselolei B5. Protein-coding genes within it:
- a CDS encoding tautomerase family protein, which gives rise to MPGIDLTLSGAPAPEQARRIAQALTTLTCRVLDKEEQRTMVQIRYLPREQWFIAGRSLAELNRDSFRLVVTITDETNTKQQKADYQDQAFQELSRLLGDVHPHSNIHIVDCRAAAYGYGGISQEAYSYRC